From the genome of Gracilibacillus salitolerans, one region includes:
- a CDS encoding tetraprenyl-beta-curcumene synthase family protein, with translation MSINVPTNAPILMKNVYQKIFPQVKSELNYWKKRANDIPNDELRTQAIASIKDKKFHCQGGSVYSLLAGEMWREAIRFIVAYQTISDYLDNLCDRSTSLDPTDFRMLHQSMKDALSPENGIKNYYQYREEQADGDYLVDLVQTCQQVLLKISNYSIFQSHMVQLESLYSDLQVHKHVVHDERIPRLEQWFQQHQQKWPMLSWYEFSACTGSTLGIFCMVSYGLNDQMTEELAEKVFDSYFPFLQGLHIMLDYFIDQQEDEEEGDLNFCNYYQTPQELEQRLIYFVEQTNHHVQTLPDRPFHEMIQHGLVGLYLADPKVKKMKQFETIVKRLIRVSGRKSQFFHWNIKVYNRLAGRS, from the coding sequence TTGTCAATAAACGTCCCAACAAATGCACCGATCTTGATGAAAAACGTCTACCAGAAAATTTTTCCACAAGTAAAAAGCGAATTGAATTATTGGAAAAAACGTGCAAATGATATACCGAATGATGAACTTCGTACTCAAGCCATAGCCAGTATTAAGGATAAAAAGTTCCACTGTCAGGGTGGGAGTGTATACAGTTTATTAGCTGGAGAGATGTGGCGTGAAGCTATTCGATTTATTGTTGCCTATCAAACAATTAGTGATTATTTAGATAATTTGTGTGATCGGAGCACATCACTTGATCCAACTGATTTTCGCATGCTTCATCAATCGATGAAAGATGCATTATCACCGGAAAATGGAATCAAGAACTACTATCAATATCGAGAGGAACAAGCAGATGGGGATTATTTAGTTGATTTAGTTCAGACATGTCAACAAGTACTGCTTAAGATTAGCAATTATTCGATTTTTCAATCACATATGGTTCAATTAGAATCACTTTATAGCGACTTGCAAGTACATAAACATGTGGTTCATGATGAGCGTATTCCACGGTTAGAACAATGGTTCCAGCAACACCAGCAAAAATGGCCGATGTTAAGCTGGTATGAATTTTCTGCTTGTACAGGTTCCACTCTGGGTATTTTTTGTATGGTTTCGTATGGGTTGAATGATCAGATGACAGAAGAATTGGCGGAAAAAGTATTTGATAGTTACTTTCCTTTCTTACAAGGCTTGCATATTATGCTTGATTATTTTATTGATCAGCAGGAAGATGAGGAGGAAGGTGATTTAAACTTCTGTAATTACTATCAAACTCCACAGGAATTGGAACAACGACTTATCTATTTTGTGGAACAGACCAATCACCACGTTCAAACATTGCCGGACCGTCCTTTTCACGAAATGATTCAGCATGGCTTAGTCGGTCTTTATTTAGCTGATCCAAAAGTAAAAAAAATGAAACAATTTGAAACGATTGTAAAACGATTAATACGAGTAAGTGGACGAAAGTCACAATTTTTCCATTGGAATATTAAAGTGTACAACCGGTTAGCAGGCAGATCTTAA